The Episyrphus balteatus chromosome 3, idEpiBalt1.1, whole genome shotgun sequence genome segment ATTTCCTTAAAATTTACATGAATATGGACttagatttttgaatttttgttatcTAAAATGTTGAGTTAAAAATCTGTTGGTTAGTATTCGTTAGATGATGAGTTTTGTTTAGTTTGTTAGATGATGTGCTTTTGAATGTTATGATCTTAGAAATATATTTAGATTGATTTGgacatattttgttttcagaTAATTACAACTGAATTTTGatcttttgttttgtaaatacattaaataagtagaatattattatataataaataaaagcagAGATTAAGAGAATAAAAGCTAACATCAAAATGAGCGCAACTACAAACAGAAATCTTATAAAAACGAGAGAGAGACATTTTCCGAAAGAtacaataattattaaaaaatttagacATAACCGCTTTTAAATGCAATTGAAAGATTAAGCGACTTGACTTAGAAAAAAGCCAAAGCCCTTCACCAAAATCCTCCCGATGAGAATCCACCAGGTGGAATTCGTCCCTTTGACTGTTGACTGTCATTGGACGACGATGAAACATCCGATGTTGGAGACTTCTTGGGCTCTGACGACGGCTTTTCTACCTGTGCCGATTTAGTTGTTAATTCTTCACgaattttttcaacaactttATTTGGATCTTCCGAATTCATGCACGCATTCATGTTGGAAGAGTTCTGTTGGTTGTATTTGGGACGTGGTGCATTAACTTGGGTGTCCACGTCGCCGAATATATTGGTGTGACCACCGCCTGGTGGCTTGAGAACACGGCTTGATGGACGGGCACTGTTGGTAAGACCGATT includes the following:
- the LOC129916675 gene encoding uncharacterized protein LOC129916675 encodes the protein MTSTELKIGLTNSARPSSRVLKPPGGGHTNIFGDVDTQVNAPRPKYNQQNSSNMNACMNSEDPNKVVEKIREELTTKSAQVEKPSSEPKKSPTSDVSSSSNDSQQSKGRIPPGGFSSGGFW